One genomic region from Aliarcobacter cryaerophilus ATCC 43158 encodes:
- a CDS encoding GlxA family transcriptional regulator → MNIAILILKDVFKSSAYGIEELFYINNISCKSKDEVEIKTIFVSDEETKYFETTSISNTIYDVVIIPPIQKEEVFDISPKIIDWLIYQYNNRAILSSACIGSFILAKTHLLDGKFATTHWAYEELFKKEYPLVNLDIDKILIDEKNIITVGGVNAYLDLCLYIIEKIHSCKTATQLANLMLIDRGRDSQKSYKAFSTILLFDDEDIKSSISYMKDNIDKQLSILEIANNINLTEKTFYRRFKKALNISPLQYLKILKVEKSKELLISTNKSFSDITFELGYFDENSFRKLFKQETSLNPKDFRKRFQQNIKY, encoded by the coding sequence ATGAATATTGCTATTTTAATATTAAAAGATGTTTTTAAATCTTCTGCTTATGGAATAGAAGAGCTGTTTTATATAAATAATATTAGTTGTAAATCAAAAGATGAAGTTGAGATTAAAACTATATTTGTAAGTGATGAAGAGACAAAGTATTTTGAAACTACTTCTATAAGCAATACTATTTATGATGTAGTTATTATTCCTCCAATACAAAAAGAAGAAGTGTTTGATATATCACCTAAAATTATTGATTGGCTAATCTATCAATATAATAATAGAGCTATTTTATCATCAGCTTGTATAGGAAGTTTTATCTTAGCAAAAACTCATTTACTAGATGGCAAATTTGCAACTACACATTGGGCTTATGAAGAGCTATTTAAAAAAGAGTATCCACTTGTAAATCTTGATATAGATAAAATATTAATAGATGAAAAAAACATTATAACTGTTGGTGGAGTTAATGCTTATTTAGATTTGTGTTTATATATTATTGAAAAAATACATAGTTGTAAAACGGCAACTCAACTTGCAAACTTAATGCTAATTGATAGAGGAAGAGATTCTCAAAAATCATATAAAGCATTTTCTACAATTTTGCTTTTTGATGATGAAGATATAAAAAGTTCTATATCATATATGAAAGATAATATAGATAAACAACTCTCTATTTTGGAAATAGCAAATAATATAAATCTTACGGAGAAAACATTTTATAGAAGATTTAAAAAAGCTCTTAATATCTCACCTTTACAATATTTGAAAATCTTAAAAGTTGAAAAATCAAAAGAGCTTTTAATCTCTACTAATAAAAGCTTTAGTGATATTACGTTTGAACTTGGGTATTTTGATGAAAATAGTTTTAGAAAACTTTTTAAACAAGAGACATCTTTAAATCCAAAAGATTTTAGAAAAAGATTTCAGCAGAATATAAAGTATTAA
- a CDS encoding MBL fold metallo-hydrolase, whose product MLKNILVLFIGFIFSLNAFAIDSNKTEITLIRNATVKITYEGKVFLIDPLFAPKNSYEGFAGTLNSHIRWPKVELPFDIKEILKDVDAVIITHTHEDHIDKVALETIPKDLLIFTQNKKDKEYLQSFGFTNIKIMQENSYLGDVKLSITSGEHASNEVMFYAKEVLGVVSGVIFSSKNSKTIYLAGDTVFNKNVEDVVKKYNPDIIILNSGDAKLANNASILMSKEEVLKTHNISSTSKIIAVHMEAVNHATLTRDELKSFVKEKKIEDFIIIPKDGESIRF is encoded by the coding sequence ATGTTAAAAAATATTTTAGTTTTGTTTATTGGTTTTATTTTTAGTTTAAATGCTTTTGCAATAGATTCTAATAAAACAGAGATTACGCTAATTAGAAATGCAACTGTAAAAATTACTTATGAGGGTAAAGTTTTTTTAATCGATCCACTATTTGCCCCAAAAAATAGTTATGAAGGTTTTGCTGGAACTTTAAATAGTCATATAAGATGGCCAAAAGTTGAACTACCTTTTGATATAAAAGAGATATTAAAAGATGTTGATGCTGTAATTATAACTCACACACATGAAGATCATATAGATAAAGTAGCACTTGAAACAATACCAAAAGATTTGCTAATTTTTACACAAAATAAAAAAGATAAAGAGTATTTACAAAGTTTTGGTTTTACAAATATTAAAATTATGCAAGAAAATAGTTATCTTGGAGATGTAAAATTATCTATTACCTCTGGAGAACATGCTTCAAATGAAGTAATGTTTTATGCAAAAGAGGTTCTAGGGGTTGTTAGTGGAGTTATATTTTCTTCTAAAAATAGTAAAACAATCTATTTAGCAGGAGATACAGTTTTTAATAAAAATGTAGAAGATGTGGTTAAAAAATATAATCCAGATATTATTATACTAAACTCAGGAGATGCAAAGTTAGCAAACAATGCCTCGATTCTTATGAGCAAAGAGGAAGTTTTAAAAACTCATAATATTTCTTCAACTTCAAAAATTATAGCTGTACATATGGAAGCTGTAAATCATGCGACACTTACAAGAGATGAGTTAAAATCTTTTGTAAAAGAGAAGAAGATAGAAGATTTTATAATTATTCCAAAAGATGGAGAGAGTATTAGATTTTGA
- the ychF gene encoding redox-regulated ATPase YchF: MGLGVGIVGLPNVGKSTTFNALTKAQNAQAENYPFCTIEPNKAIVPVPDKRLDELAKIVNPDKIQHSTIDFVDIAGLVRGASKGEGLGNQFLSNIREVEVILHMVRCFEDGNIVHVEGDVNPLRDIEIIETELIYADISQLEKKIERLKKQSKGSKEAAAQLVIAEELYAHIGELQPVKTFENSDNEAFIALDKELRFLSNKDVIYGANVDEDTLSSGTNKYVELVKEYAQTVNADVIVLCAKIEEELVGLEDDEARAFLDDLGVAESGLEQIIQKAFDKLGLQSYFTAGKIEVRAWTIRKNTKAPQAAAVIHNDFEKGFIKAEVISYEDFIKFGGESKCKDAGKLRLEGKDYVVQDGDVMHFRFNV, encoded by the coding sequence ATGGGACTAGGTGTAGGAATAGTAGGGCTTCCAAATGTAGGAAAAAGTACAACTTTTAATGCTTTAACAAAAGCACAAAATGCGCAAGCGGAAAATTATCCGTTTTGTACGATTGAGCCAAATAAAGCGATAGTTCCAGTTCCTGATAAAAGATTAGACGAATTAGCAAAAATCGTTAATCCAGATAAAATTCAGCATTCTACTATTGATTTTGTTGATATTGCTGGTTTAGTGCGAGGTGCAAGTAAGGGAGAAGGGCTTGGAAATCAATTTTTATCAAATATTAGAGAAGTTGAAGTTATTTTGCATATGGTTAGATGTTTTGAAGATGGAAATATTGTTCATGTTGAGGGGGATGTAAATCCTCTAAGAGATATTGAAATAATTGAAACAGAGCTTATATATGCAGATATTTCACAACTTGAAAAAAAGATAGAAAGACTTAAAAAACAGTCAAAAGGAAGTAAAGAAGCAGCAGCTCAACTTGTAATTGCTGAAGAGTTATATGCTCACATAGGAGAACTTCAACCTGTAAAAACTTTTGAAAATAGTGATAATGAAGCATTTATAGCTTTAGATAAAGAGCTTAGATTTTTATCAAACAAAGATGTGATTTATGGAGCAAATGTAGATGAAGATACTCTAAGCTCTGGAACAAACAAATATGTAGAACTTGTAAAAGAGTATGCCCAAACAGTTAATGCAGATGTTATTGTCCTTTGTGCAAAAATAGAAGAAGAGCTTGTTGGTCTTGAAGATGACGAAGCAAGAGCATTTTTGGATGATTTAGGAGTTGCTGAGTCAGGACTAGAGCAAATTATTCAAAAAGCATTTGATAAACTAGGGCTTCAAAGCTACTTTACAGCTGGAAAGATAGAAGTTCGAGCTTGGACTATAAGAAAAAATACAAAAGCACCACAAGCAGCAGCAGTAATTCACAACGATTTTGAAAAAGGTTTTATAAAAGCTGAGGTTATATCTTATGAAGATTTTATTAAATTTGGTGGAGAATCTAAGTGTAAAGATGCTGGAAAATTAAGACTAGAAGGTAAGGATTATGTTGTTCAAGATGGTGATGTAATGCATTTTAGATTTAATGTTTAG
- a CDS encoding HDOD domain-containing protein, whose protein sequence is MQIDDLLRRVESLPPLPRTIILIEEYRRKNEKEISELHDIISKDALIVTNLLKIANSAMFGFRSKVETPLRAISLLGINFTISVAISASSQKLLVTTLAPYGLTNDNFMNSSNIASVLASLWLGKIDESIRDEIILPALLLDIGKYIIADMIMNEQKEKEFKAKIDEGILSIEEVEKEFLGFSSAYVTSQIFKHWKLSPNLINSIEFVDDIKNVSVEFERKAKILSVIKTVANIKEPLSEKSIKEGIIKAKEYGFDAKILAQTIENLKTKIDLY, encoded by the coding sequence TTGCAAATTGATGATTTATTAAGAAGAGTTGAGTCCCTTCCACCTCTTCCCCGAACAATTATTTTAATAGAAGAGTATAGAAGAAAAAATGAAAAAGAGATAAGCGAACTTCATGATATTATAAGCAAAGATGCTTTGATTGTAACAAACCTTTTAAAAATAGCAAATTCAGCTATGTTTGGTTTTAGAAGTAAAGTTGAAACTCCTCTTAGAGCAATATCTCTGCTGGGAATAAACTTTACAATATCTGTTGCTATTTCAGCTAGTAGCCAAAAGTTATTAGTTACAACTTTGGCTCCATATGGACTTACAAATGATAATTTTATGAATTCATCAAATATTGCATCTGTTTTGGCTAGTTTATGGTTAGGTAAAATAGATGAAAGTATAAGAGATGAGATTATTCTACCGGCTCTTTTACTTGATATTGGTAAATATATTATTGCAGATATGATTATGAATGAACAAAAAGAGAAAGAGTTTAAAGCAAAAATAGATGAAGGAATTTTATCTATTGAAGAGGTAGAAAAAGAGTTTTTAGGATTTTCTAGCGCATATGTAACATCACAAATTTTTAAACATTGGAAGCTTAGCCCAAATTTAATAAATAGTATTGAATTTGTAGATGATATCAAAAATGTTTCAGTAGAGTTTGAAAGAAAAGCAAAAATTTTAAGTGTAATCAAAACAGTTGCAAATATAAAAGAACCTTTAAGCGAAAAATCAATTAAAGAGGGAATTATTAAGGCAAAAGAGTATGGCTTTGATGCAAAGATATTAGCTCAAACTATAGAAAATCTTAAAACAAAAATAGATTTATATTAA
- the recO gene encoding recombination protein RecO, with protein sequence MQGYIIDIKAVKDDDLIVTIICENELITTYRFYGARHSNINIGYKIDFELESTKSSISRLKDVIQLGFPWILNNQKMYAWQRYLKLFYTHLKELHELEPFYFFLLENLVSKIEKQNIYRAIIESYLSILEHEGRLHTDFECFICEVEINSDLSIVRGFLPVHKACIRGKVFDYLKIKELFITKKTINLNDDEVENLFEILLLGL encoded by the coding sequence GTGCAAGGCTATATTATTGATATAAAAGCTGTAAAAGATGATGATTTAATTGTCACTATTATATGCGAAAATGAGTTGATTACAACATATAGATTTTATGGAGCAAGGCACTCAAATATCAATATTGGCTATAAAATAGACTTTGAACTTGAAAGTACAAAGTCTTCTATTTCAAGACTTAAAGATGTAATTCAACTAGGTTTTCCTTGGATTTTAAATAACCAGAAAATGTATGCTTGGCAAAGATATCTTAAACTTTTTTACACTCACTTAAAAGAGCTTCATGAGTTAGAACCATTCTACTTTTTTCTTTTAGAAAATTTAGTTTCAAAAATAGAGAAACAAAATATTTATAGAGCTATTATAGAATCATACCTCTCAATTTTAGAACATGAAGGAAGACTTCATACTGATTTTGAGTGTTTTATTTGTGAAGTTGAAATAAATAGTGACTTATCAATAGTAAGAGGTTTTTTACCTGTTCACAAAGCTTGTATAAGAGGGAAAGTGTTTGATTATCTGAAAATAAAAGAGCTTTTTATTACAAAAAAAACTATAAATCTAAATGATGATGAAGTAGAAAATCTTTTTGAAATTCTACTTCTTGGACTTTGA
- the ppnP gene encoding pyrimidine/purine nucleoside phosphorylase yields the protein MSYFKGVSIAKAANILYDGNITSRAITFEDGSKKTLGIMLEGEYELNTVNKEVIDIQRGKIDLLLPASDWQEFEGPASFIIPANTKFRLRVHSLVDYCCSFIKD from the coding sequence ATGTCATATTTTAAAGGTGTTTCTATAGCAAAAGCAGCAAATATTTTATACGATGGAAATATTACAAGCCGTGCTATTACATTTGAAGATGGAAGCAAAAAAACTTTAGGAATTATGTTAGAAGGTGAGTATGAGCTTAATACTGTAAATAAAGAAGTTATTGATATTCAAAGAGGAAAAATTGATTTATTACTTCCTGCTTCTGATTGGCAAGAGTTTGAAGGTCCAGCATCTTTTATTATTCCTGCAAATACAAAATTTAGATTAAGAGTACACAGTTTAGTTGATTATTGTTGCTCTTTTATTAAAGATTGA
- a CDS encoding nitrous oxide reductase accessory protein NosL: protein MRKKILTSMLLFSTTLFAMEHSNHNMQHQNRNEVSNQNSSLTIQKDEKCPVCGMFVAKYEKWIATIKTDKESYYFDGVKDMMKFYFEPTKYIKNADLKNSTISVTDYYTLEQIDAKSAFFVIGSNVMGPMGNELIPFKDENSANEFSKDHFGVKVLKFEDINLDTLPKKHH from the coding sequence ATGAGAAAAAAAATTCTTACTTCAATGTTACTTTTTAGTACAACACTTTTTGCAATGGAGCATTCTAATCACAATATGCAACATCAAAATAGAAATGAAGTATCTAATCAAAATAGTAGTTTAACTATCCAAAAAGATGAAAAATGCCCTGTTTGTGGTATGTTTGTAGCAAAATATGAGAAATGGATTGCTACTATTAAAACAGATAAAGAGAGTTACTATTTTGATGGAGTAAAAGATATGATGAAATTTTATTTTGAACCAACAAAATATATAAAAAATGCTGATTTAAAAAATTCAACTATAAGCGTTACTGATTACTACACTCTTGAGCAAATAGATGCAAAAAGTGCTTTTTTTGTAATTGGCTCAAATGTTATGGGACCTATGGGAAATGAATTAATACCATTTAAAGATGAAAATAGTGCAAATGAGTTTTCAAAAGACCATTTTGGAGTAAAAGTTTTGAAATTTGAAGATATAAATTTAGATACATTACCAAAAAAACATCACTAA
- a CDS encoding sulfite exporter TauE/SafE family protein has protein sequence MEFELLAFGLITGFTSGFFGIGGGSILIPMLLVAGFAMKEAVAISIMQMVFSSIYGSFLNSKKIKGLFRDGIILGVGASVGGLFSGYFLPSIPDIYLQYLFIAVLIYTIYTLFKAPASQEVIQADKNIFLLAFIGFCVGIFAMSIGIGGSLMLLPILVQFLKYDLKVATALGLFFVIFSSIGGFISTSLYGNMLYYEGAIIGIGSLIGVYFGIKIKEKTKSTSYKKFVLLLNLFVLITMIYKTVEF, from the coding sequence TTGGAATTTGAATTATTAGCCTTTGGTCTTATTACAGGATTTACATCTGGTTTTTTTGGAATTGGTGGTGGAAGTATTTTAATTCCAATGCTTTTAGTTGCTGGATTTGCTATGAAAGAAGCTGTTGCTATATCTATAATGCAAATGGTTTTTTCATCTATTTATGGCTCTTTTTTAAACTCAAAAAAGATAAAAGGTCTATTTCGTGATGGTATAATTTTAGGAGTTGGTGCTAGCGTTGGTGGACTTTTTAGTGGTTATTTTTTACCTTCAATTCCAGATATTTATCTTCAATATCTTTTTATTGCTGTGCTTATTTATACCATTTATACTCTATTTAAAGCACCTGCTTCTCAAGAAGTAATACAAGCAGATAAGAATATATTTTTACTTGCATTTATTGGTTTTTGTGTTGGAATTTTTGCAATGAGTATCGGAATTGGTGGATCTTTAATGCTTCTTCCAATATTAGTTCAATTTTTAAAATATGATTTAAAAGTAGCTACTGCTTTGGGACTGTTTTTTGTTATTTTTTCATCTATTGGTGGATTTATATCTACTTCATTATATGGAAATATGCTATATTATGAGGGAGCTATTATTGGTATTGGTTCTTTAATTGGAGTATATTTTGGAATAAAAATAAAAGAAAAAACAAAATCAACTTCTTATAAAAAATTTGTATTACTTTTAAATCTTTTTGTCTTAATAACTATGATTTATAAAACGGTGGAGTTTTAA
- the cysE gene encoding serine O-acetyltransferase translates to MTNEIKNEEEKISLWSQIKEDFSVPKLNDPAFNSSFEIFFNYPGVWAIINHRIANRLYKKGFEKLSRAISGISSFFTKTDIHPAARIGRRVFLDHAIGVVIGSTSIIEDDVLIYQGVTLGGVSLDKGKRHPTIKSNVVIGSGAKILGNITVGSNSKIGANSVVVTDVPENSTAVGVPARIIKKDSKRDKMAHNELPDINKEMFKYLIERITILENNIKKEHECDCDINEKNEILEKEYLCFIDTLKSNKKE, encoded by the coding sequence ATGACGAATGAAATAAAAAATGAAGAAGAAAAAATATCTTTGTGGAGTCAAATCAAAGAAGATTTTTCTGTTCCGAAACTAAATGACCCAGCTTTTAATTCAAGCTTTGAGATATTTTTTAATTACCCTGGAGTTTGGGCAATTATAAATCATAGAATTGCAAATAGATTATATAAAAAAGGGTTTGAGAAACTTTCTCGTGCTATTTCTGGGATATCATCTTTTTTTACAAAAACAGATATTCATCCTGCTGCAAGAATTGGAAGAAGAGTATTTTTAGACCATGCGATTGGAGTTGTTATTGGTTCAACTTCTATTATAGAAGATGATGTTTTAATCTATCAAGGTGTAACTTTGGGAGGAGTGAGTCTTGATAAAGGAAAACGACACCCTACGATTAAATCAAATGTTGTAATTGGAAGCGGAGCAAAAATTTTAGGAAATATTACAGTTGGTTCTAACTCAAAAATTGGAGCAAACTCTGTTGTAGTTACTGATGTTCCTGAAAACTCAACTGCTGTTGGAGTACCAGCAAGAATTATAAAAAAAGATAGCAAAAGAGATAAAATGGCTCATAATGAGCTACCAGATATAAATAAAGAGATGTTTAAATATTTAATAGAGAGAATTACAATTTTAGAAAATAATATAAAAAAAGAGCATGAGTGCGATTGTGATATAAATGAAAAAAATGAAATCTTGGAAAAAGAGTATCTTTGTTTCATAGATACATTAAAATCAAATAAAAAAGAGTAA
- the speA gene encoding biosynthetic arginine decarboxylase, translated as MKNRYGIDIWSDDNFFIEDGVVKVNYKPYPSLIKIVKDVRKQGFKGPLLLRFPHITKKQVKTLFNTFNASIKEYDYKGKFNAVFPLKVNQLPNFIHPLVNSGKKYNYGLEAGSKAELIIAMTYNNMGSPITVNGFKDKEMIHLCFIAKSMGHDITVIIEGLNELEMILEVLKETKMEAPNIGLRVRLHSGGSGVWAKSGGIDSKFGLTSTEILEAFELMQENELEDLLTMIHFHIGSAMNTIKPLKKALRESGHIYAELKNLGAKKLNSINIGGGLSVEYSAYEQSRFYSLAEFASDVVFTLKDIARQKGVEEPNIFTESGRFISAASTVLITPVLELFSAEYELDHLRLKEVNPPLIEELRELFKDMTKKKAYEFMHDSIDHLESLLTLFDLGYIDLQDRSNAEILTHQIIKKAISLLQVDDYEELKRFDKNIQEKYLLNFSLFQSLPDYWGIDQEFPIMPITHLDKKPTRSASLWDITCDSDGEIPFDMKKPLYLHDVNLNKEDYFLGFFNVGAYQDTLGMKHNLFSHPTEVNVVFKDEEVILEKLLESQKVIDILDDIDYDTQEIQTILSRNLPSETYETLKKYLDDNSYLKTIWSYYDDE; from the coding sequence ATGAAAAACAGATATGGAATAGATATTTGGAGTGATGATAACTTTTTTATTGAAGATGGAGTTGTAAAAGTAAACTACAAACCATATCCATCTTTAATAAAAATTGTAAAAGATGTTAGAAAACAAGGTTTTAAAGGACCACTACTTTTAAGATTTCCACACATTACAAAAAAACAAGTTAAAACACTTTTTAACACTTTTAATGCGAGTATAAAAGAGTATGATTATAAAGGAAAATTTAATGCTGTTTTTCCTCTAAAAGTAAATCAGTTACCAAACTTTATTCATCCTCTAGTAAATTCTGGAAAAAAATACAACTATGGTCTTGAAGCTGGAAGTAAAGCTGAATTGATTATTGCTATGACTTACAACAATATGGGAAGCCCAATAACTGTAAATGGTTTTAAAGATAAAGAGATGATACATCTATGCTTCATTGCAAAATCTATGGGACACGATATTACTGTTATTATAGAGGGTTTAAATGAGCTAGAGATGATTTTGGAAGTTTTAAAAGAGACAAAAATGGAAGCTCCAAATATAGGTTTAAGAGTACGACTTCATAGTGGAGGAAGTGGTGTTTGGGCAAAAAGTGGTGGAATTGACTCAAAATTTGGACTTACATCAACAGAAATTTTAGAAGCTTTTGAGCTTATGCAAGAAAATGAACTTGAGGATTTATTAACAATGATTCATTTTCACATAGGTTCTGCTATGAATACTATTAAACCTTTAAAAAAAGCTCTTAGAGAATCAGGTCATATATATGCTGAGCTTAAAAATTTGGGTGCAAAAAAACTTAACTCTATAAATATTGGTGGTGGATTAAGTGTAGAATATAGTGCTTACGAGCAATCTAGATTTTACTCTCTAGCTGAATTTGCAAGTGATGTTGTATTTACTTTAAAAGATATTGCAAGACAAAAAGGAGTTGAAGAGCCAAATATTTTTACTGAATCAGGAAGATTTATAAGTGCAGCTTCAACTGTTCTTATAACTCCTGTTTTAGAGCTATTTTCAGCTGAATATGAACTTGACCACTTAAGACTAAAAGAGGTAAATCCTCCTTTAATAGAAGAGTTAAGAGAACTTTTCAAAGATATGACAAAGAAAAAAGCCTATGAGTTTATGCATGATAGTATTGACCATTTAGAATCACTTTTAACTCTTTTTGATTTAGGATATATAGATTTACAAGATAGATCAAATGCTGAAATATTGACTCATCAAATTATAAAAAAAGCCATTTCACTTCTTCAAGTTGATGATTATGAAGAGCTTAAAAGATTTGATAAAAATATTCAAGAAAAATATCTACTTAATTTCTCACTTTTCCAATCTTTACCTGATTATTGGGGAATAGACCAAGAGTTTCCAATTATGCCAATAACTCATTTGGATAAAAAACCAACAAGAAGTGCAAGTCTTTGGGATATAACTTGTGATAGCGATGGAGAAATTCCTTTTGATATGAAAAAACCTCTATATTTACATGATGTAAACTTAAATAAAGAAGATTATTTCTTAGGATTTTTCAATGTAGGAGCATATCAGGATACTTTGGGAATGAAACACAATCTTTTTTCTCATCCAACAGAAGTTAATGTTGTCTTTAAAGATGAAGAAGTAATTTTAGAAAAACTTTTGGAATCTCAAAAAGTTATAGATATTTTAGATGATATTGACTACGATACACAAGAGATACAAACAATTTTAAGCAGAAATCTTCCAAGTGAGACTTATGAGACCTTAAAAAAATATTTAGATGACAATAGTTATTTAAAAACAATCTGGAGTTATTACGATGACGAATGA
- the hisS gene encoding histidine--tRNA ligase: MSNTIQSLRGMKDIVGSDSELFTYFIENASKIAQKYDFSYIETPLLEETALFKRSVGESSDIVNKEMYQFIDKGENDVCLRPEGTAGVVRHFVEKKLDKAGGTYKWYYYGPMFRYERPQKGRLREFHQFGCEVFGVANVYEDANIIMLIKEILDYFGIGFTLKLNSLGCSDCMPKYKENLINHLNSFKSELCVDCNRRVTTNPIRVLDCKNEKCQTLLKDAPKITNSLCSSCDSDFEKLKEILDFNKVSYEVDSNLVRGLDYYNKTAFEFVSNEIGAQSAIAGGGRYDRLVEFLGGKSTAGIGFAIGIERLLELVKIKKEEKEFLYIGVLDEISLNKAFEIAIKKRKTTKTHIEYTPRGFAKHFGIAQKIGCNIVALIGEKELENGMIYTKNLNTKEENNIILEDF, from the coding sequence ATGAGTAACACAATTCAAAGTTTAAGAGGAATGAAAGACATTGTAGGAAGTGACAGTGAACTTTTTACATATTTTATAGAAAATGCCTCAAAAATTGCACAAAAATATGATTTTTCTTACATAGAAACTCCACTTTTAGAAGAAACAGCACTTTTTAAAAGAAGCGTTGGAGAAAGCAGTGATATTGTAAATAAAGAGATGTATCAATTTATTGATAAGGGTGAAAATGATGTATGTCTGCGACCTGAAGGAACTGCTGGAGTTGTAAGACATTTTGTTGAGAAAAAGCTAGATAAGGCTGGTGGAACTTATAAATGGTACTACTATGGACCTATGTTTAGATATGAAAGACCTCAAAAAGGAAGACTTAGAGAGTTTCATCAATTTGGTTGTGAAGTTTTTGGAGTAGCAAATGTTTATGAAGATGCAAATATTATTATGCTAATCAAAGAGATTCTTGACTATTTTGGTATTGGATTTACATTAAAACTAAACTCTTTGGGGTGTAGTGATTGTATGCCAAAATACAAAGAGAATCTAATAAATCATCTAAATAGCTTCAAATCTGAGCTATGCGTTGATTGTAATAGAAGAGTTACCACAAATCCAATTAGAGTTTTAGATTGTAAAAATGAGAAGTGCCAAACTCTTTTAAAAGATGCTCCAAAAATAACAAATAGTTTATGTAGCTCTTGTGATAGTGATTTTGAAAAACTAAAAGAGATATTAGATTTTAATAAAGTAAGCTATGAAGTTGACTCAAATTTGGTTCGTGGGCTTGATTATTACAACAAAACGGCATTTGAGTTTGTAAGCAATGAAATTGGTGCTCAAAGTGCAATTGCTGGCGGTGGAAGATATGATAGATTGGTTGAATTTTTAGGTGGAAAAAGTACTGCTGGAATTGGTTTTGCTATTGGTATAGAAAGATTGTTAGAGCTTGTAAAAATAAAAAAAGAAGAAAAAGAGTTTTTGTATATTGGTGTTTTAGATGAAATTAGTCTAAATAAAGCTTTTGAAATAGCAATTAAAAAAAGAAAAACAACAAAAACTCATATAGAATATACTCCAAGAGGTTTTGCAAAGCATTTTGGAATAGCCCAAAAGATAGGATGCAATATTGTTGCACTTATTGGAGAAAAAGAGCTAGAAAATGGAATGATTTATACAAAAAATTTAAATACAAAAGAAGAAAATAATATAATTTTAGAGGATTTTTAA
- the tmk gene encoding dTMP kinase, which yields MYVVIEGIDTAGKSTQLEILKNKFQNAIFTKEPGGTTLGTKLREMILSGEANSSLAEMFMFLADRAEHTQEIILKNKNKLIISDRSFISGIAYAKDKKIEDLIELNRLATSNSFPQKVILLELKKDELQKRLSQKQNDSIEKRGLDYLLDIQARLKETILKLDIDYIFIDASLSIDEIAKQIEDFINE from the coding sequence ATGTATGTAGTTATTGAAGGAATTGATACAGCTGGAAAATCAACTCAGTTAGAAATTTTGAAAAATAAGTTTCAAAATGCAATTTTTACAAAAGAGCCAGGAGGAACTACATTAGGTACAAAACTAAGAGAGATGATTTTAAGTGGAGAAGCAAATAGTAGTTTAGCTGAAATGTTTATGTTTCTTGCAGATCGAGCTGAACACACTCAAGAGATAATCTTAAAAAATAAAAATAAATTAATTATTAGTGACCGTTCATTTATATCTGGAATTGCATATGCAAAAGATAAAAAAATAGAAGATTTAATAGAATTAAATCGGTTAGCAACTTCAAATAGTTTTCCACAAAAAGTAATCTTACTAGAGCTTAAAAAAGATGAATTACAAAAAAGATTGTCTCAAAAACAAAATGATAGTATTGAAAAAAGAGGTTTAGATTATCTTTTAGATATTCAAGCGAGACTAAAAGAGACTATTTTGAAACTAGATATAGATTATATTTTTATAGATGCTAGTTTAAGTATAGATGAGATTGCAAAACAGATTGAGGATTTTATAAATGAGTAA